The Desmodus rotundus isolate HL8 chromosome 3, HLdesRot8A.1, whole genome shotgun sequence genome includes a region encoding these proteins:
- the SMIM1 gene encoding small integral membrane protein 1 → MQPQDLGVQYSRWEEVSVGAVSGTEEASSWEGLSPKLCSGRLGVALKVLGGVALFWVVFILGYVAGYFIHKCK, encoded by the exons ATGCAGCCCCAGGACCTTGGAGTGCAGTACAGCAGGTGGGAGGAAGTCAGTGTGGGGGCTGTGTCCGGCACTGAAGAGGCCTCCAGCTGGGAGGG GCTCTCCCCGAAGCTGTGCTCGGGCAGGCTGGGTGTCGCCCTGAAGGTGCTGGGAGGAGTGGCCCTCTTCTGGGTCGTCTTCATCCTGGGCTACGTCGCCGGCTACTTCATACACAAGTGCAAATGA